Genomic window (Candidatus Nitrosocosmicus franklandus):
AGAGAAATGCATTTCAAGGTTATCTAAAAGTATAAACAGAGAAGTTGGACTTTGTGCCTCCAACACCATTCCATATAGAAAAGATGAAGGAATGTATTCTCATGCTGCCACCTTCATAGCACATTGGCTCAGATCTATCAGATTACATGGTCTATCACAGTATACCACAATGGGCAGAGCTTTGGCATTAGATTCCCAATTAGCTAAGAATATTTCAATCCCAGATGAAATTATTGCAATTGATCTATATCTTCAATGTATGATAATAAAGCAGAGCAAGCGTGTCATTTATAATGATAAGGCAATGATTTATTTTTTTACACCAAATAACAGTAAAGATTTTTTTAGTCAAATAATAAGAGCTATCAAGGGTCATAAACAGATAAAAGACATCACAAGGAGTTTAGATTTTAATGCTCCAACAACCTTAGTTATAAAAGAATTTCTTAAGAATTCTAAAATTCATCCAAAGAGTGCAATTTATCTCCTACTTTGTTATTGTGCTCTTCCATTCTACTATGCCAAAAACTCTTCTAAAGTCTCACACATTTGGGACGTTGCGTATAGCACAAAAAAATAACGTCCCACAGAGTGGCATTCTAAGAGTCGAGTATACTTTCTGAGAATTATTTCCTTTATAATTAAAGCAATAAACTCATGGTTTGGATGCCTAGCTTGACACAACAATGATGAATACTGCTAATGTAGCTAGACATCCAAATAACGCAAGAGTAGTCTTCCACATTCCTCTATTCTCCTTCTCACCAATATCCCATATGCCTCCAGTTGATCTGGGTACTTTCCAATTTTTGATGACTTCATAACTATAATAACTCGATAAATCCGCTGACGGAATCCACTTGCCGTTAACATGAAATGAGTTTTGGGAAATTTCATTTCGCAGAGTTAAATCATACTTTCTTCTTAAATTGGTATCAGATAATACTTCATATGCTTCTACAATTTTGAGAAACATTTGATTTGATTCAGAGTTTCTATTCTTATCAGGATGATACTTTAGTGCTAAATACCTAAACGATTTCTTAATTTCGGTCGCGCTAGCATTTTTATTCAATTGAAGTATGTCATAATATGTAAGCGACACTGTTATCCATAATGCAGATCCCAAAGATAAGTTTTCTTATCAATTTGAATCGTTCTTTGATTGAGCTACTATGTTTAGTATTTATTTCAATTTAGTAAGAATTTCAATGCATAAATTTATGAGAATTCCCCTCTAAAATCTGCAGAATTCACAAGCATGTACAGTATGGAAATCTAAAGAACAAAATAAATAAGAGCAAATCAAATTGAGTATACGAATGACTCACGACATATGCTAAGCCTGAGAAAAGAGTTTGGTATAATCATATTGCTTAGAAATAAGAACAGTCTTAGGATCTTGTCGATGTAATACTATATATTATCTTACTGCTCAGGAGGTGATCGAATCTTAAATTAAATCGTTACTTATGCATCATCTAAAATGCTAAGTAATTTCACAAATTTGAGAAGAGATAAAAATTTTTTTCCAGTTTAGACATATGACTGCCTTCATTATAGATAATTTGTAACAAAAAATGAAAATTACTTGCTAAATGTAATACGATTTGACTATCAATACTTATCGAAACGTTTCAAATTAAAACAACTCTTTAGTATAATATATCGTCGTCATACTAAAATAATAAAGTAGTAATGGTCCATTATCCGATACAAGTTATTCTGCATAGCGTACTATACCTAATTATATTGATCAATGTATCAAGTCGTTTTAAAGTATGATATTATAAGATGCTTGATAAATTCCTGAAATTAAATACTACCTGTAACCTCTTATTCATGCCAAACTAAGTAATAAGTATTAAATTCTTCCAATACTCTTGTTAACTCATAATAAAGGATTGGTCTGAGAAGTCATCTCCAAAGCATAGAAACAATTCCTAATCCGCTTATGCATAAACCGGCGTAAGCTACCTGAGGCACACTAATGCTAGCGGCACCTATAGCTAATGCTATTCCTGAGACAGTCATCAAAATTTCTCCCTTTCTCCTAATTGTTAAATGCAAATCGATCATTTGTATTTTATAAATGGTTTATAAAGGATTTTCTATTTATATGATTGACCACTGGCCAGACATAACAATTGGTACTACATCAACAATAACAAGATTGGTATAGACGTCTGGTATGAGTTATCCTTATTAGAATAGCATTTCAAAAATTAGAGAAAAAATTAGAGATGACTCAAATTCCCTGCACCAGAGCTGTAAGGTGATTGACCAGGGAAATTTCGCCTAAAGTGACCAGACGGTCTTTTTGATAACAATTCAATAAACCAGGCCTCATGCTCAATTTCTTCTTGCATTATTCTTTGAGCTATATCATAGGTCCTTGGATCTTTTCCAGCAGTCATATCACAAACTTCACCCCATGAGCGTATTGCACATTGTTCTGCTTCAAGCAATACCTTTATTATAGAAGTAAGGTCTTTCCAATTCTCTGGCAGGTAAGCGTCTGGACAGCCAGCCTGGGTTGCAAAATCACGTATGTCGCGAGGTAAACTGCCTCCTAATTCATAAAGCCTTGGTACCATGGCCTCAAAATGATTTCGGTCTTCAATGCGTGCATCTTCAACGATTTCCTTAATTCCCTCACCATCTAGGCCTGTACAATGCATTCGTAAAATAGTATAATAGTAGTAAGTCGTAAATTCTGCTCCCACGCCCTTTGTGATCAACTCCTTCAATCTTTCAACATTAACACCATTTTTTTCCAAAACTTCTAACGCAACTACATTTGGAACATATTCATTATTTTCAGTCATCATCAAACCTTAGATAATTGCATATAAAAATATTATTGTAAAAAAATCCTCTTAAATAAAGGTTAGACGTCATCAACCGACAAATTGCAAGTGCTATTTTCAAACTCAATTCCCTCGATCGAATAGCAAAATAAGACAAAGGACAAAATCTGAGGATAATTATCTGAGTTACAGGATTTCATCCAGGAAATACAAAATGATTCCACTCCAATCTTTCGAAACCTGTATTTGCCAAACATATGAACTTCATATGAACGCCCAAGTCAAAGTTTCCTGGAAGAGCTGGAGTTTATTTGGGTTTCGGGCAAAAGTCAATTAGTCGCTTCAATTAAGAAACCTAAAATCTTTGCTAGGTTTTCATACTATTCAATTTCCTTGACCGATTAAGTGTTGTTTACTTTTATTTCTATTTGGTTCGTTTTGGAAGGAAAAATAATAGTGTGAATGGTTTTCGCTTCCATAATCCTTATACTTATGAAGCATTCATATCATACAAAACATCTTGTTAGTCGGTTGTGCGAGGGAACTTTGTCTTCACTTACTGATACTAAATATACCCCAGATTCACACAAATGTTTGTATCTCTTTGACATTGGGTTCTTGACAAATTCAATATGAATACTACTTAGTGGACACAGAAAAATTAATTTATTTTAGGATTCTATATATGTATATTACTTTGATAAAATGTGTATATATTTAGAAACTAAAGGCTCTAGTATCCTGAATAGTTCCTTAAAATTTAAAGCTCAAAGAAGTATTTGTTGTAAAACTACCTATTAATCATACTTTCAGTAAACTCAGTCTTGAATAAAGAAACACGTTAGAGAAATTAGTTGTTTTCCATGAAGGAAAATTTGACGCACCATCAAAAAAATCGAAATCATTTGTTTTCCGGTTTAAGAATTTACTATATTTGTCATAATGATATATCACTGGTGGCTCATCGCCAGCGGTGATCAATGATTATCTTTCAAATCTATTTTAAGGGATATATCAAGTCCATACTGACTCCATTTACTGTCAACCAGTTTCCTTGTTTCTTGATCGACTGCAACTTCTTCCTGTATTTCTCTAGAAAATCCCTCCTCTTTCCATTTAGTAGTGGCATCAATCCCCATTTTTGAGCCATGATTGAGTAGTGGTGACGCTGGATCAAGAGTATCTGTTGGTGTGTTTTCAATGATAAGAGTGTCTCTTTTAGGGTCAGACTTGGTGGTTATTGCCCAAATTACATCCTCAATGTTATGTATATTCACTGTATGATCAACGACAATAAAGATCTTTGTGAGAGATAATTGTCCCAAACCCCATAATCCCATCATCACCTTCTTGGCTTGACCAGGATATCTTTTTTTTATCGATATTATTCCCAACCCTTGAAACCAACCTCCTGGAGGCATAGAAAAATCTACGACTTCAGGTTGAAACATCTGTATTAAAGGCAAGAACGATCGTTCAATTACCTTCCCAAAGTAAGCATCTTCTAATACTGGCTTCCCTACGACAGTTGTTAGATAAATAGGATTTTTTTTGTGACAAATTCCTGTCAAGGTAAAAACCGGAAAATAATCAGGGGGAGTATAATATCCGGTATGATCGCCAAATGGACCTTCAAGTTCCAATTTTCTGGGATCTACTGTACCTTCAAATACAATTTCAGCGTTAGCTGGTACCTCTAAATCAATTGTACGACACTTGACAAGTTTAACTCCTTTCCGTCTGGAGATTCCTGCAAAAAGGAACTTGTCCATTCCTTCTGGAACTGGCGCTATGCTACTGAAAATTGTTCCAGGGTCAGACCCAATTACAATTGCAACTGGGATCGGTTTGTCGAATTCTTTAGATATATCAAAATGTTGCGCGCCTCTCTTGTGAATTTGCCAATGCATTATCGCCTGTTTGTCGTTCAAAATTTGCAATCGATAGACACCAAGATTCCTAATTCCAGTATCAGGATGTTTGGTTACGGTCATTCCAAAAGTAATAAATTTACCAGCGTCCTTAACGAAAGATTTAAGGATTGGAAATTTGCTAAATGACGCATTTTCTGTTTCGAAAATCTCTTGAACTGGGGCGTTTTCTACCATTTTCGGCCCGTAATCAGAAATTTCAGATAATTTAGGTAGCATTTTAAGCTTGTTTAATACCCCAGAAGGTATCTTCATTTTTGTTAACTCCACGATTCGGTTACCTATATCAGAAAAGTCATCTAATTCCAATGCTAATTGTAATCTTCTAATTGAGCCAAATGCGTTCCCTAGAATAGGTATATTATATCCCTTTACATTCTCAAATAGGATAGCAGGACTATTCTTAGAATACATCATTCTTCGCATTACTTCAGCAACTTCCAAATCAGGATTGACTTCGGTTGACACTCTTCGCAGTTCACCAGCATTTTCTAACTTTTCTATATACTCGGATAAGTTTTCAAAAGGCATGTAACTAGTCAGAATGAAGTCATATATATTATTCAGTCTCTGCGAAATATCCGAGGCAAATTTATGGGCTCTTTAATGAATGACTTAATGTTATAGGCGTTATTGCATTATTTGGAATACAAAAATTCTTGCATGTACATATAAACTTTTAAGCATATACGAATACAACAATATTTTCCATTTGTTTTTCACATATTTAGATACTAATAGAGAAGAAATCCTTAGAATGAATATCAAAAAGAGATATATGAAAGTTTTTTAGAAATTTAAGATCATTAATATAATACACGAAATTCTTTTTTGCTGATACCGATTATTCCATTTATTATAAAGTATATTGATAGATAAAAATATTCAAAATCATTATCCGTGTAATCTCCCCAAGTTAGCTTTGCTTTCATTAATGAAAGGGATTATCTTCTTTGTTATGATTTCATGAAAGTTGGAAACATCTGGATCAAAAGATAACAATAACACATATGAAAGAGTGCTATTTTCGTCAGTTATAGGAATAGTAGCTCGAATTAGCTTCTCATATTTCGAACTTGCATATTGAATTTTCCCTAGCATGAATTCCCACCTCAAACGTGTATATTG
Coding sequences:
- a CDS encoding glycosyltransferase, coding for MNNIDITIGIPTFNEEGNIRKFFNSLKKQLLTQDGSVEVVFVDESEDKTSQIIDDLRLNNPTLNIHLIHNNDRKGVSHAWNTIFKVANGKVIILLDADIILEEKCISRLSKSINREVGLCASNTIPYRKDEGMYSHAATFIAHWLRSIRLHGLSQYTTMGRALALDSQLAKNISIPDEIIAIDLYLQCMIIKQSKRVIYNDKAMIYFFTPNNSKDFFSQIIRAIKGHKQIKDITRSLDFNAPTTLVIKEFLKNSKIHPKSAIYLLLCYCALPFYYAKNSSKVSHIWDVAYSTKK
- a CDS encoding J domain-containing protein; translated protein: MSLTYYDILQLNKNASATEIKKSFRYLALKYHPDKNRNSESNQMFLKIVEAYEVLSDTNLRRKYDLTLRNEISQNSFHVNGKWIPSADLSSYYSYEVIKNWKVPRSTGGIWDIGEKENRGMWKTTLALFGCLATLAVFIIVVSS
- the dps gene encoding DNA protection during starvation protein, encoding MTENNEYVPNVVALEVLEKNGVNVERLKELITKGVGAEFTTYYYYTILRMHCTGLDGEGIKEIVEDARIEDRNHFEAMVPRLYELGGSLPRDIRDFATQAGCPDAYLPENWKDLTSIIKVLLEAEQCAIRSWGEVCDMTAGKDPRTYDIAQRIMQEEIEHEAWFIELLSKRPSGHFRRNFPGQSPYSSGAGNLSHL
- a CDS encoding menaquinone biosynthesis decarboxylase; this translates as MPFENLSEYIEKLENAGELRRVSTEVNPDLEVAEVMRRMMYSKNSPAILFENVKGYNIPILGNAFGSIRRLQLALELDDFSDIGNRIVELTKMKIPSGVLNKLKMLPKLSEISDYGPKMVENAPVQEIFETENASFSKFPILKSFVKDAGKFITFGMTVTKHPDTGIRNLGVYRLQILNDKQAIMHWQIHKRGAQHFDISKEFDKPIPVAIVIGSDPGTIFSSIAPVPEGMDKFLFAGISRRKGVKLVKCRTIDLEVPANAEIVFEGTVDPRKLELEGPFGDHTGYYTPPDYFPVFTLTGICHKKNPIYLTTVVGKPVLEDAYFGKVIERSFLPLIQMFQPEVVDFSMPPGGWFQGLGIISIKKRYPGQAKKVMMGLWGLGQLSLTKIFIVVDHTVNIHNIEDVIWAITTKSDPKRDTLIIENTPTDTLDPASPLLNHGSKMGIDATTKWKEEGFSREIQEEVAVDQETRKLVDSKWSQYGLDISLKIDLKDNH
- a CDS encoding DUF6659 family protein, translating into MKSKHEDEFNQFCKQVISLDPAIRFAGIANEDGILESIAERENLVPLLSPEERAQYAITAATRQYTRLRWEFMLGKIQYASSKYEKLIRATIPITDENSTLSYVLLLSFDPDVSNFHEIITKKIIPFINESKANLGRLHG